From Paenibacillus sp. PK3_47, the proteins below share one genomic window:
- a CDS encoding class I SAM-dependent methyltransferase: MYNKSAFANSIDPYLSYTQMPWGRLFYGTAWHQIDQFLTGGKQKILDIGCGFGISSNEYNRKGHDVTGVEPAQEMLDIAVKDGQSVRYINDTLSRLLVVWGCTAGSFATTFWSTVKIR, encoded by the coding sequence ATGTACAATAAAAGTGCTTTTGCAAATTCTATAGACCCATATCTCAGCTACACCCAAATGCCCTGGGGCAGGTTGTTTTATGGAACAGCTTGGCATCAAATTGATCAGTTTCTGACCGGCGGGAAGCAAAAAATACTGGATATCGGCTGCGGCTTTGGCATCTCAAGCAATGAATATAATAGAAAAGGACATGACGTTACCGGCGTTGAACCGGCACAGGAAATGCTGGACATTGCGGTAAAAGACGGGCAGAGCGTGCGCTACATCAATGATACTTTGAGCAGGCTGCTGGTGGTCTGGGGATGTACGGCTGGATCTTTTGCCACAACATTCTGGAGTACAGTGAAGATCCGGTAA
- a CDS encoding ABC transporter ATP-binding protein, with protein sequence MLIFVKTIIRGFAGHRLLFAVFLISSVIEIIYAAAAPLSLQYLVDDAFVPKDLQSFIVILMVLLAGGLLNLAAAQAGDYSLSRLAGGVIRQMRAELFGQLQRQSSPFYERYRTGDLISRFIGDMSSMEQVIRVSCPLLLRETGSTLLGLVLLFSIEWKLTLAVLAGASLMFIAPRLLLGQAEKANRSYKEAQERFSNIIDEAVRGQRTIRSLHQQDRIGTRADLYIGELFRTGTGLHRINSLMERLPQASLLLLNGIMISLGGYFIFRGDMTIGGFMAFFTLFMSVGQAANNLSFLIPNLIDSTVSFTRIRDIMNLKPEVPEAVRPVVLPSAGLTVEMDGVTFGYGEGPAILQEVSLSVPSGSYVALVGLSGSGKTTALRLLARFHDPQTGTVRIGGTDLREVSEASLRKELTLVTQDTFLFQASIRENLLLDHSAVSEEIMHEAARAARIHETIMALPEGYDTLLPGEGGPLSGGQRQRLALARALLRSPQVLLLDEITSALDAATEADISRLLLGLRGQMTIISVTHRLASTVNADRIYVFHEGRIAESGTHAELLRLDGIYSGLWEKQHGFRLGRHLVNKHKLNMNIKGIRS encoded by the coding sequence ATGCTCATTTTTGTCAAGACGATTATCCGGGGATTTGCCGGGCATCGTCTGTTATTTGCCGTATTTCTGATCAGCAGTGTTATCGAAATTATTTATGCAGCGGCTGCTCCGCTGAGCTTGCAGTACCTTGTGGATGACGCCTTTGTCCCGAAAGATTTGCAGTCCTTCATTGTGATCCTTATGGTCCTGCTTGCAGGCGGCCTGCTGAATCTTGCGGCGGCTCAGGCCGGGGATTATTCACTCAGCAGACTGGCGGGCGGTGTGATCCGGCAGATGCGGGCTGAATTATTCGGTCAGCTGCAGCGGCAATCCTCCCCCTTCTATGAGCGCTACCGTACTGGTGATTTAATCAGCCGTTTTATCGGGGACATGTCGTCGATGGAACAGGTGATCCGTGTCTCCTGTCCTCTGCTGCTGCGCGAAACCGGCAGCACGCTTCTAGGCCTCGTGCTTCTTTTCTCTATTGAATGGAAGCTTACACTTGCCGTATTGGCCGGAGCATCGCTCATGTTCATTGCACCCAGACTGCTGCTGGGACAAGCCGAAAAGGCCAACCGGAGCTATAAGGAAGCACAGGAACGCTTCTCCAATATCATAGATGAAGCGGTCAGGGGCCAGCGGACGATCCGCAGTCTCCACCAGCAGGACAGGATAGGCACAAGAGCAGACCTGTATATCGGTGAACTGTTCCGGACCGGAACGGGATTACATAGAATAAATTCGCTTATGGAGCGGCTGCCGCAGGCATCCTTGCTTCTGCTGAACGGTATCATGATCAGCTTAGGGGGATATTTCATCTTCCGGGGCGACATGACCATCGGGGGTTTCATGGCCTTCTTTACCCTGTTTATGAGTGTAGGCCAAGCCGCAAATAATCTATCATTTCTGATTCCTAACCTGATTGATTCTACGGTCAGCTTCACCCGGATCAGAGATATTATGAATCTCAAGCCGGAGGTGCCGGAGGCCGTTCGCCCGGTTGTGTTGCCTTCTGCAGGGTTGACGGTGGAGATGGACGGGGTAACGTTTGGATATGGGGAAGGCCCGGCGATATTGCAGGAAGTCAGCCTGTCCGTTCCTTCCGGCAGCTACGTCGCCCTGGTAGGACTAAGCGGCTCAGGCAAGACCACGGCGCTTCGGCTGCTGGCCCGCTTCCATGATCCGCAGACAGGCACAGTCCGGATTGGCGGAACAGATCTTCGTGAAGTCAGCGAAGCTTCACTGCGTAAGGAATTGACACTCGTAACCCAGGATACATTCCTCTTCCAGGCCAGCATCCGCGAGAATCTGCTGCTGGACCACAGCGCCGTATCCGAGGAAATCATGCATGAGGCCGCCCGTGCTGCCCGGATTCATGAGACGATCATGGCTTTGCCCGAAGGGTACGACACCCTGCTGCCCGGTGAAGGCGGCCCCCTGTCCGGCGGCCAGCGCCAGCGGCTGGCGCTGGCAAGAGCTTTACTGAGAAGTCCGCAGGTGCTGCTGCTGGATGAAATCACTTCTGCGCTGGATGCCGCTACCGAAGCAGACATCAGCCGGCTGCTGCTGGGTCTGCGCGGACAGATGACGATTATCTCGGTTACTCACCGGCTCGCCTCCACCGTGAATGCAGACAGGATTTATGTGTTCCATGAAGGACGGATCGCCGAGTCGGGAACACATGCCGAGCTGCTGCGCCTGGATGGGATATACAGCGGTTTATGGGAGAAGCAGCATGGATTTCGCTTGGGCAGACATTTGGTCAACAAACATAAACTAAATATGAATATAAAGGGGATACGGTCATGA
- a CDS encoding AAA family ATPase — translation MGKGSIILLNGVSSSGKSTLAKALIKRLPDYFHYSIDDFDLVIERMEDRDHGRLIPVPTEYFYHRTIAMFADKGVNLIADHVIHDPFTRTDWLESLAGYDVLRVGVHCPPEELERRERERGDRRIGQALEQLDFVHKDEVYDLEVDTCVNSLEECVNKILGRVS, via the coding sequence GTGGGTAAAGGAAGTATCATTCTGCTGAACGGAGTTTCAAGCTCCGGCAAAAGCACGCTGGCCAAGGCGCTGATTAAAAGGCTGCCGGATTATTTTCACTACAGTATCGATGATTTTGACCTGGTGATCGAGCGGATGGAAGACCGGGATCACGGCCGGTTAATTCCTGTGCCGACAGAGTATTTTTATCACCGGACGATTGCCATGTTTGCGGACAAGGGTGTTAACCTGATTGCGGATCATGTCATCCATGACCCTTTCACCAGAACAGACTGGTTAGAGAGCCTTGCCGGATACGATGTGCTGCGGGTGGGCGTCCATTGTCCGCCGGAGGAGCTTGAACGCAGGGAGCGCGAACGGGGAGACCGGAGAATCGGGCAGGCGCTGGAGCAGCTGGATTTTGTACATAAGGACGAAGTGTATGATTTAGAGGTGGACACCTGTGTAAATAGTCTGGAGGAATGTGTAAACAAAATCCTGGGAAGGGTTTCATAA